Proteins encoded by one window of Brienomyrus brachyistius isolate T26 chromosome 1, BBRACH_0.4, whole genome shotgun sequence:
- the sowahca gene encoding ankyrin repeat domain-containing protein SOWAHC, whose protein sequence is MASGCSREAASRFLTERGGSVKNEDSLEHFRPGLSNDPPDTALVSELFQMNLDNAALVNRDDGTSSACLGKGDAHSVCSGPKTVGEYDGNEIADRDLHDIGRDSDRARVFAKHHLEHGLGPSPSDDLNENLRSKRRFPKCAEKTANDAAEQEISAVPACGIDAGKGEGAGSHASLLETSSAARDGDGARTSSLLSVTLAEELPDMGNKSSKKPTSIKRKSSDSRDSGGISVPQIAVVAASPLPQKTGVTVSHLPENRREDQSAMRVSNKTNYRHNLGSELQRAESALGVDLRPSAETKAEDGESCLSKGAPLRLSKLRRSKRSRRGSLTSGPFADCTDEGQSDSRSLSGSDSNTPRSGRKNFLQLMINSSPQVRRSLAQRNTPHLGARDAVRGDGDPGDDESGSVALDPLEHQWMMCASDGEWDSLHLLLLQDPNLVNKKDFVTGFTCFHWAAKLGRQELLSLLVNFGKQNAIPVNINARSSAGYTPLHLATIHNHPEVVKFLVGACEANVEARDYSGRMAWQYVSRTASKNMYDILGGMPGFWSVSGEGGASCRAAAKVLPYNLVTFGPFSCLNEQVCDGDDLEKPKLVSRKASLKSRLPKIRVRSRIVHSTSFRDPEEVRASARSIVRSRPKSNIFG, encoded by the coding sequence ATGGCGTCTGGATGCAGCCGAGAAGCTGCATCGAGGTTTCTAACGGAGCGGGGAGGGAGCGTGAAAAACGAGGATTCGCTTGAACATTTTCGGCCAGGTCTGTCGAATGATCCTCCTGATACAGCGCTGGTCAGCGAGCTATTTCAGATGAACCTGGACAACGCGGCCCTCGTGAATCGGGACGATGGGACCAGTTCCGCATGCTTGGGAAAGGGAGACGCTCATTCTGTGTGTTCCGGACCGAAAACTGTTGGCGAATACGATGGCAATGAGATCGCTGATCGGGACCTCCATGATATAGGCCGGGACAGTGATCGTGCCCGTGTGTTTGCGAAGCATCACCTGGAGCACGGCCTCGGCCCATCGCCAAGTGACGACTTAAATGAGAATCTTAGATCTAAGCGCAGATTTCCGAAATGTGCAGAAAAGACCGCAAACGATGCCGCAGAACAGGAAATATCAGCTGTCCCAGCTTGCGGAATCGACGCAGGGAAAGGGGAGGGAGCTGGTTCTCACGCTTCTTTACTGGAAACCTCTAGCGCGGCTCGGGATGGTGATGGTGCCCGCACAAGTTCTTTACTTAGTGTTACTCTCGCGGAGGAGTTGCCGGACATGGGGAATAAAAGCTCAAAGAAACCCACCAGCATTAAAAGGAAAAGTTCGGATAGTCGTGATTCCGGCGGGATCTCAGTTCCTCAGATCGCCGTGGTCGCGGCGTCTCCTTTACCCCAGAAAACCGGCGTGACGGTTTCCCACTTACCCGAAAATCGAAGAGAAGATCAAAGCGCCATGAGAGTCTCTAATAAAACCAACTACCGGCATAATCTTGGCAGTGAACTGCAGCGTGCCGAAAGTGCGCTGGGAGTTGACTTGAGACCGTCCGCAGAAACGAAAGCGGAGGACGGTGAGTCCTGCTTGTCCAAGGGCGCGCCGCTGCGGCTCAGTAAACTGCGACGGTCAAAGCGATCGCGGCGCGGTTCTCTGACCAGTGGCCCCTTCGCAGACTGCACCGATGAAGGCCAGTCTGATTCACGCAGCTTAAGCGGGAGTGACAGCAACACGCCGCGGAGCGGCCGTAAGAACTTTCTCCAGCTTATGATAAACAGCTCGCCGCAGGTTCGACGGAGCCTGGCGCAGAGGAACACTCCCCACCTTGGGGCCAGAGATGCGGTGCGGGGCGACGGTGACCCTGGTGACGACGAGAGTGGCTCGGTGGCTCTGGACCCCTTGGAGCACCAATGGATGATGTGTGCGTCCGATGGAGAGTGGGACAGCCTTCACCTGCTGCTTTTACAGGACCCTAACCTTGTGAACAAGAAGGACTTTGTAACCGGGTTCACTTGCTTCCACTGGGCAGCCAAGCTGGGACGGCAAGAGCTACTATCTCTACTGGTGAACTTCGGCAAACAGAATGCTATCCCAGTGAACATCAATGCCCGCTCTAGCGCCGGATACACGCCTTTACACCTGGCCACTATACACAACCACCCAGAGGTGGTCAAATTTCTTGTGGGAGCGTGTGAGGCTAACGTGGAGGCCAGGGACTATAGCGGCAGGATGGCGTGGCAGTATGTCTCACGCACTGCATCCAAGAACATGTATGATATTCTGGGGGGAATGCCAGGCTTCTGGTCTGTGAGTGGAGAGGGCGGAGCCAGTTGCAGGGCAGCGGCAAAAGTTCTCCCCTATAACCTGGTGACTTTTGGGCCATTCAGTTGCCTGAATGAGCAAGTGTGCGATGGCGATGATTTAGAGAAGCCAAAATTAGTAAGCAGGAAGGCTTCTTTGAAATCGCGGTTACCCAAGATCCGGGTCAGGTCCAGGATAGTCCACAGCACTTCATTCAGAGACCCGGAGGAAGTGAGAGCATCAGCCCGGAGCATTGTGAGGTCAAGACCCAAATCAAACATCTTTGGGTGA